A part of Legionella sainthelensi genomic DNA contains:
- the def gene encoding peptide deformylase, translating to MNILLDKDDPILRQTAEPIAESEFGSSWLKELIKTMFGIMADKGAVGVAAPQIGISKRVIVFSTAYTKRRKPEYPIPDTALINPSLKILSKEIQTGHEGCLNCGEIMGEVPRAMEIEYSGFDMDGNRITKKASGLEARILQHEIDHLDGFLFLDRVEDQESLTTLSEMQSKG from the coding sequence ATGAACATACTCCTGGATAAAGATGATCCCATATTACGACAAACCGCTGAGCCAATCGCTGAATCAGAATTTGGTAGCAGCTGGTTAAAAGAATTGATTAAGACCATGTTCGGCATCATGGCTGACAAAGGTGCTGTGGGTGTGGCTGCACCCCAAATTGGGATCAGTAAACGTGTTATTGTATTTAGTACTGCGTATACCAAACGGAGAAAACCTGAATACCCTATTCCTGATACAGCTTTAATTAATCCTTCCTTAAAGATCCTATCTAAGGAAATTCAAACTGGTCATGAGGGTTGCCTTAATTGCGGCGAAATAATGGGCGAGGTTCCAAGAGCCATGGAAATTGAATATTCCGGCTTTGATATGGATGGAAATAGAATTACCAAAAAAGCTTCCGGCTTAGAAGCCCGTATTCTTCAGCATGAAATTGATCACCTGGATGGATTTTTATTTTTAGACCGAGTGGAAGATCAAGAATCACTCACTACCTTATCGGAAATGCAAAGCAAAGGATAA
- a CDS encoding helix-turn-helix transcriptional regulator, whose protein sequence is MSKGPYQSFANRLISTLKDRGYTASRSPNGICIKTLAEFTGASEQICRRYIRGDALPDYEKVKQLAFHLQINPGWLLFGEEGHAMPKKNEVDETLLHYILKQSHHLYPASHGNNDDYADFVLGLIKEVKAIDTSENNLLKIIDLALGSISSYEENRKKHSHAV, encoded by the coding sequence ATGAGTAAGGGACCCTATCAATCGTTTGCCAACCGCTTGATTAGCACCCTCAAAGATAGAGGATATACAGCCTCTCGATCACCAAATGGGATCTGCATTAAGACCCTGGCTGAGTTTACTGGTGCATCTGAACAAATATGCCGCCGTTACATAAGAGGAGATGCTTTACCAGACTATGAAAAAGTGAAGCAACTAGCTTTTCATCTTCAAATAAATCCTGGCTGGTTACTCTTTGGTGAAGAAGGACATGCCATGCCAAAGAAGAATGAAGTCGATGAAACACTGCTTCATTACATCTTGAAACAAAGCCATCATTTATACCCTGCCTCACATGGGAATAATGACGATTACGCCGATTTTGTGTTAGGATTGATCAAAGAAGTCAAAGCAATTGACACTTCGGAGAATAATTTACTAAAAATCATTGACTTGGCTCTTGGCTCAATTTCTTCCTATGAGGAAAATAGAAAAAAACATAGTCATGCAGTTTAA
- a CDS encoding helix-turn-helix transcriptional regulator, whose amino-acid sequence MQVYDNKMPKQILFITDLEELLGRNRLTLRRWWTSGKFPQPVKLNGTTLAWHSETVSHWIQQNMRLS is encoded by the coding sequence ATGCAGGTTTATGATAATAAAATGCCAAAACAGATTTTGTTTATTACTGATTTAGAGGAGCTTCTTGGTCGTAACCGGTTGACTTTAAGGCGTTGGTGGACTAGCGGGAAGTTTCCACAACCCGTTAAACTAAATGGCACAACACTGGCGTGGCACTCTGAAACAGTTAGTCATTGGATTCAACAAAACATGCGTTTATCTTAG
- a CDS encoding Abi family protein: protein MRNLGGFFMRIAMNNPLIKYQKTALSFQAQLEKLQAKGLIINNWPSALQSLSNTNYYRLSAYCLPFKRSDISGNITEQFQDKVTFENVIDLYEFDRKLRLLIMDGLERIEISVRTSIAYHLAHSYGPFALSNPQNFHQQFEHSSWLTQINNEIERSREYFIEHYKNKYLGYPNLPVWMAIEVLSFGSLSVLFKGLKNEDKRIIAEGYKLHPKTLANWLYFLTYVRNICAHHSRLWNKDLAIKPKIDAINELWLPPITPRNDRSYIILLIIKKLLTTAGNGIDWAISSEKLIQPIVEKYNWANESMGIPRNWIDHPLWREVQ from the coding sequence TTGCGTAACCTTGGCGGTTTTTTTATGCGTATCGCTATGAATAATCCTCTCATTAAATATCAAAAGACAGCACTAAGTTTCCAAGCTCAACTGGAAAAACTTCAAGCAAAAGGCCTTATTATAAATAATTGGCCTTCTGCGCTGCAAAGCCTTTCAAATACCAACTATTATCGGCTTAGTGCCTACTGCTTGCCATTTAAACGTTCGGATATATCAGGCAATATCACTGAACAATTTCAAGATAAGGTTACATTTGAAAACGTCATAGATCTCTATGAGTTCGATCGTAAACTAAGATTGTTGATAATGGATGGGTTAGAGCGAATTGAAATTTCAGTAAGAACCAGTATTGCTTACCACCTTGCTCATAGTTATGGGCCATTTGCTTTGTCGAATCCTCAAAATTTCCATCAGCAATTTGAACATAGTTCATGGTTAACACAAATTAATAACGAGATAGAACGCTCCAGAGAATACTTTATTGAGCATTATAAAAATAAATATTTGGGTTATCCTAACTTACCAGTATGGATGGCAATAGAGGTTTTATCCTTTGGTTCATTGTCTGTCTTATTTAAAGGGCTAAAAAATGAAGACAAAAGGATAATTGCTGAAGGTTATAAGTTACATCCAAAAACTTTAGCCAATTGGCTATACTTTCTAACTTATGTAAGAAATATATGTGCTCATCATAGCCGTCTTTGGAATAAAGATTTAGCCATTAAACCCAAAATTGATGCGATTAATGAATTGTGGCTACCTCCTATTACACCAAGAAATGATCGCTCATATATTATCTTGTTGATCATCAAAAAATTACTAACCACAGCTGGTAATGGCATAGATTGGGCAATATCATCTGAGAAACTTATTCAGCCAATTGTTGAAAAATACAATTGGGCTAATGAAAGCATGGGAATTCCAAGGAACTGGATAGATCATCCATTGTGGAGAGAAGTTCAATAG
- a CDS encoding tyrosine-type recombinase/integrase — translation MKFIDSYIKNLAPETTWFEKIESSGLGVRVMPSGNKSWFYRFSMGGKRQKMSLGKYPAISLKQAREFLIKAQSLKEQGINPIEHTKLEKLKEDNTFSKLIQSWYENYAVKNRKQPRPIKYQIDSEIIPLLGDTVLDKLQTKDITIALDKIVQRGAPIHANRILSTIKQVLNYAVSRGYIQYNPATNIRSRDIGGMEKPRERVLLPEEIKTIWKFLESDLCQMSGSARLAIKIIILTGVRTGEIRLAQWHQFDFEQSLWTIPPEHSKGGITVKIHLSELTKKLLLQFKEQSCSPFVIPGITNDVPMSKDALPRAIKRIQIRVGIPEWTAHDLRRTFATQLGESLNIDPVVIEKCLGHKMPRIMATYNKNEMLPQRKEALDAWAKHIASLISLKD, via the coding sequence ATGAAATTTATCGACAGCTACATTAAAAATCTCGCACCAGAAACCACTTGGTTTGAAAAAATAGAATCTTCTGGATTAGGTGTTAGAGTAATGCCTAGCGGTAACAAGTCTTGGTTTTACCGTTTTAGTATGGGTGGAAAACGACAAAAAATGAGTTTAGGGAAATACCCTGCCATTAGCCTTAAGCAGGCTCGTGAGTTCCTTATTAAAGCTCAATCCTTAAAAGAGCAAGGGATTAATCCTATAGAACATACCAAATTAGAAAAATTAAAAGAAGATAATACCTTTTCAAAATTAATACAGTCTTGGTACGAAAATTATGCTGTTAAAAATAGAAAGCAACCCCGTCCTATCAAATATCAGATTGATTCAGAGATAATCCCTTTACTCGGCGATACAGTACTTGATAAGTTACAAACCAAAGACATTACAATCGCCCTCGACAAAATAGTACAACGAGGAGCACCCATTCACGCTAATCGTATTCTTAGCACTATTAAACAAGTTCTAAACTATGCTGTGAGTCGCGGCTATATTCAATATAATCCGGCTACCAATATACGATCACGTGATATCGGCGGTATGGAAAAGCCCCGGGAGCGAGTACTATTGCCCGAAGAAATAAAAACTATCTGGAAATTCCTTGAAAGTGATCTATGCCAAATGTCTGGATCAGCCCGGTTAGCCATTAAAATTATTATATTAACTGGTGTTAGAACAGGTGAAATCAGACTTGCCCAATGGCATCAATTTGATTTTGAACAATCTTTATGGACAATTCCTCCCGAGCATTCAAAAGGAGGAATAACTGTAAAAATACACTTGAGTGAGCTTACAAAAAAATTACTTCTTCAATTTAAAGAGCAATCTTGCTCTCCTTTTGTAATTCCAGGTATAACGAATGATGTCCCTATGTCTAAAGATGCCCTTCCCCGTGCAATTAAAAGAATCCAGATTCGGGTGGGTATTCCTGAATGGACTGCCCATGATTTAAGGAGAACCTTTGCCACACAATTGGGCGAGTCTCTTAATATTGATCCTGTAGTGATTGAAAAATGCCTTGGCCACAAAATGCCTCGCATCATGGCTACCTATAATAAAAATGAAATGTTACCCCAACGCAAAGAAGCATTGGATGCCTGGGCAAAGCATATCGCAAGTTTAATCTCATTAAAGGATTGA
- a CDS encoding DUF4917 family protein, with translation MNTYEPTIIIGNGFNLALKECSHIHLQFGYKDILTKVKELSADYPNLKSFLEQANVDKDSKTEDLEVLLAILKNAPQCLCFCSTSYCDCKPNYQNEIIESLNLLKQLVITVMTNKDFHPSYRDIFIEENEPYLEACKQNLEFFERIFTINYDLILYWLLNNKELLGDFNKYGKHFKGKFRDGFSSKDEYKPIDEHKQLIKNLYGHAGTNNMPNLFFLHGALHLLQDKAKAYKIVRDEVKAIDLLELKELLQRDYSSFENLLVFDATSYDKVKNIYANAYLEKGYDKILTTSGNIVIYGCNVLDNCKKHIELGNDIHLWRRIINSRTKNIYIGIDATNKTHLDDLAKEAAKELKTLRCLEEQDIKIYCYSYRLCNIWKTDKFYNQITSNCSSGFSAAIHPH, from the coding sequence ATGAACACATACGAACCAACCATAATAATAGGTAATGGTTTTAACCTTGCTCTTAAAGAATGCTCTCACATACATCTACAATTTGGCTATAAAGATATTCTTACCAAGGTAAAAGAATTATCAGCGGATTATCCAAATTTAAAATCATTTCTAGAACAAGCAAATGTCGATAAAGACTCTAAAACAGAGGATCTCGAAGTATTACTAGCTATTTTAAAAAACGCCCCTCAGTGCCTATGCTTTTGTTCAACTAGCTATTGTGACTGTAAACCAAATTATCAAAATGAAATTATAGAAAGTTTAAACTTGTTAAAACAACTAGTAATTACAGTCATGACTAATAAGGATTTTCATCCAAGTTATAGAGATATTTTTATTGAAGAAAATGAACCTTATTTAGAGGCATGTAAACAAAATCTGGAGTTTTTTGAAAGAATATTTACTATAAATTATGATTTAATTTTATATTGGTTGTTAAATAATAAAGAATTATTAGGTGATTTTAATAAGTATGGAAAACATTTCAAAGGTAAATTTAGAGATGGTTTTTCATCTAAAGATGAGTATAAACCTATTGATGAACATAAACAGCTTATAAAAAATTTATATGGACATGCGGGTACTAATAACATGCCAAATTTATTTTTTTTACATGGAGCATTACATCTCCTACAAGATAAAGCAAAAGCTTATAAAATTGTTAGAGATGAAGTAAAAGCCATAGATTTACTTGAGCTTAAAGAATTATTACAGAGGGATTATTCCAGTTTTGAAAATTTGCTAGTATTTGATGCAACAAGCTATGATAAAGTCAAGAATATATATGCTAACGCATATCTTGAAAAAGGCTATGATAAAATTCTAACTACATCAGGCAACATCGTAATATATGGTTGTAATGTGCTTGATAATTGTAAAAAGCATATAGAGCTGGGTAATGATATTCACTTGTGGAGAAGAATTATTAACTCCCGAACCAAAAATATTTATATTGGAATTGATGCCACAAATAAAACTCACTTAGATGATTTAGCAAAAGAAGCGGCTAAAGAACTAAAAACGCTTCGATGCTTAGAAGAACAAGATATAAAAATTTATTGTTATTCCTACAGATTATGCAATATATGGAAAACTGATAAATTTTATAACCAAATTACCTCTAACTGTTCGTCAGGCTTTTCTGCCGCAATACATCCTCATTAA
- a CDS encoding type II toxin-antitoxin system death-on-curing family toxin produces MELIFLTVDDVIFIQSEILSSASVTDIGKLESALKRAEQYHHYENINNIIELSAIYIIGIAKAHAFPDGNKRTAFLSATYFLDLNGYALEENSELPDIIEKAASGTIDRLHLVELLQPHIYSYE; encoded by the coding sequence ATGGAATTAATTTTTTTAACTGTAGACGATGTGATATTTATTCAAAGCGAAATATTATCTAGTGCTTCTGTTACTGATATAGGTAAGCTTGAGTCAGCACTTAAACGTGCTGAACAATATCATCATTATGAAAATATCAATAATATTATCGAGTTATCTGCTATTTATATCATCGGCATTGCTAAAGCACATGCTTTTCCTGATGGTAACAAACGAACCGCCTTTTTAAGCGCTACTTATTTTCTTGATTTGAATGGTTATGCACTAGAAGAGAATAGTGAATTACCAGATATTATCGAAAAAGCGGCATCAGGAACTATTGATAGACTCCACCTAGTTGAACTTTTACAACCTCATATCTATTCCTATGAATAA
- a CDS encoding DUF927 domain-containing protein: MNSHQIYHVDFKQSKRIKSFPYAGGLFQLTSDGVIFIGKDKDNNELPPRWICSSLYVAAKTRDAHSGEWGRLLEWVDDDGIKHQWAMPLALLQGDSSDVRRELARLGLTISPSKIARDLLASYIQVFPVEERARCVDKLGWYKEVFVTANEAIGKSDDQIVFQNANSLEPALSTSGSVEDWRNSIARLADGNSRLIFAISTAFAPSLANLVGEDSGGFHFRGASSSGKTTALKIAASVWGKPDSYIRLWRSTANGLEGLAALHNDGLLILDELSQMDPKEAGECAYLLANGQGKTRASRCGTARQSMRWSLLFLSAGEESLNSLMAKAGQRCNAGQEIRLADIEADAGAQMGLFEQLHDHINPASMALALKEAASQYHGAVGIAWLYKIVKHRAELIPLLSNKIQQFVAKVAKPEHSGQIQRVARRFALVAMAGEIASHFELTGWKRGTACQAVEKCFNAWLEDFGEHGNREDRAILSQVRSFFEKEGASRFENENYPNSERLYNRAGFFRTDNEGFRIFMVLSEVYRKEICQGFEPKMVSKVLINVGWVVPGNDGKASQKRRIKGIGIPRCYVFTEKVWSDDY; this comes from the coding sequence ATGAATTCACATCAAATATATCATGTAGATTTTAAACAGTCTAAACGCATTAAATCATTTCCCTATGCAGGTGGATTGTTTCAATTAACCTCTGATGGAGTGATTTTTATCGGTAAGGATAAAGACAATAATGAGCTACCTCCTCGTTGGATTTGCTCTTCGTTGTACGTGGCCGCTAAAACTCGTGATGCCCATAGTGGTGAATGGGGTCGATTACTCGAATGGGTAGATGATGATGGAATTAAGCACCAATGGGCTATGCCTTTGGCTTTATTACAAGGCGATTCCAGCGATGTAAGGCGAGAGCTGGCGCGATTAGGGTTGACTATTTCACCCAGTAAAATAGCTCGTGATTTGTTAGCGTCTTATATTCAAGTCTTTCCTGTTGAAGAGCGTGCTCGTTGTGTTGATAAACTGGGCTGGTATAAAGAAGTATTTGTTACTGCTAATGAAGCCATCGGAAAATCTGATGACCAAATCGTTTTTCAAAATGCCAATAGTCTTGAACCCGCATTATCCACTTCGGGAAGTGTTGAAGATTGGCGGAATTCTATTGCACGACTAGCGGATGGCAATTCGCGCTTAATATTTGCAATTTCCACGGCATTTGCACCAAGCCTAGCCAATCTTGTTGGTGAAGATTCAGGGGGATTTCATTTCAGAGGCGCCTCTTCCTCTGGCAAAACAACAGCTTTAAAAATAGCTGCTTCTGTTTGGGGTAAACCGGACAGTTATATTCGTTTGTGGCGAAGTACAGCAAATGGTTTGGAAGGATTGGCTGCCCTTCATAACGATGGTTTATTAATCTTGGATGAACTGAGTCAAATGGATCCCAAAGAAGCTGGTGAGTGTGCTTACCTACTTGCTAATGGTCAAGGTAAAACACGCGCCTCTCGTTGTGGTACAGCAAGACAATCTATGCGTTGGTCGTTGCTCTTTTTATCCGCTGGCGAGGAATCGTTAAATTCATTAATGGCAAAAGCTGGTCAGCGATGCAATGCAGGTCAAGAAATTCGTTTGGCAGATATTGAGGCTGATGCTGGTGCTCAAATGGGATTATTCGAACAATTACATGATCATATAAACCCAGCTTCTATGGCACTTGCGTTAAAAGAGGCGGCCAGTCAATATCATGGCGCAGTTGGAATTGCATGGCTCTATAAAATAGTTAAGCATCGCGCTGAATTAATCCCCCTACTCTCCAATAAAATCCAGCAATTTGTAGCAAAGGTCGCTAAGCCCGAACACTCAGGTCAAATTCAACGAGTAGCCAGACGTTTTGCTTTAGTTGCCATGGCTGGGGAAATAGCGAGTCATTTTGAATTAACCGGATGGAAACGAGGCACAGCCTGTCAAGCAGTGGAAAAGTGCTTTAACGCTTGGCTAGAAGATTTTGGAGAACATGGTAACCGAGAAGATCGAGCCATACTATCGCAAGTTCGTTCATTCTTTGAAAAAGAAGGAGCAAGTCGGTTTGAAAATGAAAATTATCCCAATAGTGAACGCCTTTATAACCGAGCTGGTTTTTTTCGAACAGATAATGAAGGATTTCGTATTTTTATGGTCTTATCCGAAGTCTACAGAAAGGAGATTTGCCAAGGATTTGAGCCTAAAATGGTGAGTAAAGTGCTTATTAATGTTGGTTGGGTAGTCCCCGGTAATGACGGCAAAGCCTCTCAAAAACGAAGAATTAAAGGAATCGGCATTCCAAGATGTTATGTCTTTACTGAAAAAGTTTGGTCTGACGACTATTAA
- a CDS encoding helix-turn-helix transcriptional regulator, with protein MSRKNVSRLQLINEFESAPDSTLFNQNTLAAVLDCSVQLLERNRWAGQGVPYIKIGRTVRYRKSDIIGYLQQQCSYNVLKEAV; from the coding sequence ATGTCTAGAAAAAACGTATCGCGCTTACAACTCATCAACGAATTTGAATCAGCTCCAGATTCCACCCTTTTTAATCAAAATACACTTGCCGCAGTTTTAGATTGCTCTGTTCAATTACTTGAACGAAATCGTTGGGCTGGTCAGGGTGTGCCTTATATTAAAATTGGTCGTACGGTTCGATATCGCAAATCAGATATTATTGGTTATCTTCAACAACAATGCTCTTATAACGTCCTTAAAGAGGCTGTTTAG
- a CDS encoding Fic family protein, producing the protein MIKTAKTKQEANQLSREYQEGRLRRIYHGIYTDDLNSEVNKIVIQHWMEILPHIVSDGILAYSTALGLKPQQYKHGAIIFVISTYVKTIELPGLTIKVYKGNNREFIEPILPNLFKSSIPRALLENLTTVKGASYIGVKTIGTEGVEKYLAKELRTRGEDNLNHIRDEAKQIAEKLGYQKEYTKLNQIISALLSTHSNENTLSSNYAKAVAQKKPYDEHRIQLFDELVVYLKKCILLQRDYEYNSTSFKNLSFYESYFSNYIEGTKFLIDEAEDIVFKGIEINNRHADSHDVLSNFLLTNDYSEMSITPRNVDELIDILQKRHAIMMKERPEKHPGVFKTKENKAGNTTFVSPVDILGTLWEGFERYKLLKPGIERALFMQFLISEIHPFDDGNGRLSRIMMNAELVSQSQYKIIMPNVHRDNYLNGLRLASRDNNFRTYVKVMDQAQAYTASVKWFDYGEAREKLESDDANLSSDEGTPTFNRALRTLKLSDIPA; encoded by the coding sequence ATGATAAAAACTGCAAAAACCAAACAAGAGGCCAATCAGTTATCTAGGGAATACCAAGAAGGAAGGCTACGAAGGATATATCATGGCATTTATACGGATGACTTAAATTCTGAGGTTAATAAAATAGTCATTCAACATTGGATGGAGATACTTCCTCACATTGTATCAGATGGAATACTTGCTTATAGCACAGCTTTGGGATTGAAACCCCAGCAGTATAAACATGGAGCAATTATCTTTGTGATTAGCACTTATGTAAAAACTATTGAGCTTCCTGGCCTAACGATTAAAGTGTACAAGGGTAATAATAGGGAGTTTATCGAACCAATACTACCTAATTTATTCAAGAGCAGTATACCTCGTGCTCTTCTGGAGAACCTTACTACTGTTAAAGGTGCTTCTTATATTGGGGTTAAAACGATTGGAACAGAAGGTGTCGAAAAATATCTTGCGAAGGAATTACGTACTCGCGGTGAAGATAATCTTAATCACATTAGAGATGAAGCAAAGCAAATTGCTGAAAAATTGGGTTATCAAAAGGAATACACAAAACTGAATCAGATTATTAGTGCTTTATTGTCGACTCATTCAAATGAAAATACTTTATCCTCGAATTATGCAAAAGCAGTAGCTCAGAAAAAACCTTATGATGAGCATAGAATACAACTTTTTGATGAGTTGGTGGTCTATCTTAAAAAATGTATTCTTCTACAAAGAGACTATGAATACAATTCAACCTCTTTTAAAAACCTGAGTTTTTATGAATCCTATTTTTCCAACTATATCGAAGGAACAAAGTTTCTTATCGATGAGGCTGAGGACATCGTATTTAAAGGGATAGAAATAAATAACCGTCATGCGGATAGCCATGATGTGTTATCTAACTTTCTCCTTACAAATGATTATTCTGAAATGAGTATTACCCCGAGAAATGTGGATGAGTTAATCGATATATTACAAAAAAGACATGCCATTATGATGAAAGAACGGCCTGAAAAACATCCCGGGGTATTTAAGACGAAAGAAAATAAAGCAGGTAATACTACTTTTGTATCGCCTGTAGATATACTAGGGACATTATGGGAAGGATTTGAACGATATAAACTACTTAAACCGGGTATTGAACGAGCACTGTTTATGCAATTTTTAATTAGTGAAATACATCCTTTTGATGATGGAAATGGAAGATTATCAAGAATTATGATGAATGCCGAACTTGTATCTCAATCTCAGTACAAAATTATTATGCCTAATGTCCATCGTGATAATTATCTGAATGGGTTAAGATTGGCATCGAGAGATAACAATTTCAGAACTTATGTGAAAGTCATGGATCAAGCCCAAGCGTATACTGCGTCAGTGAAATGGTTTGATTATGGGGAAGCAAGAGAAAAATTAGAAAGTGATGACGCAAATCTCTCATCTGATGAGGGTACCCCTACTTTTAATCGCGCATTAAGGACATTAAAGCTCTCAGATATACCTGCTTAA
- a CDS encoding anti-phage deoxyguanosine triphosphatase — protein sequence MNSINWHTFRFELETEKNLDHRTPFEKDKCKVVHSYSFRRLQGKIQIVSGKDSDFHRNRLTHSIEVASIAKSIFNNLLYRLEQDKKKNLEDKLIFLKSQKNEDIETLLDTIGLLHDIGHPPYGHGGEQALNYKMRNHGGFEGNAQTLRLINKVDPLNLTYRTLLGILKYPASYSALVNVKTYPNLDRRSSDQKEITEYLIDNSRWNPPKCYYDSDNQTVLNLLNYITDNERIEFQRPFPASKPDHKKTKYKTFDCSVMNIADDISYSIHDLEDAIFFRQISMDELVNFFENQNFIQNWTNYPTLLLSDDLKARKKIIGTLIHEAIIHTYIEENSNFNESIFRYFVKFENEAIEEFIKNLKLLVSNNLIKTQHVKSIIHGGKVLIMQLFDAIDVNPEMLLPTEVFQKYSRQTQEADQKRVIADYISGMTDNYLYKMHQRIFGGNTQSTFDTI from the coding sequence ATGAATAGCATCAACTGGCATACATTTAGGTTTGAACTGGAAACAGAAAAAAACTTAGATCACAGAACTCCATTTGAAAAAGATAAATGTAAAGTTGTTCATTCTTATTCTTTTCGCCGGCTTCAAGGTAAAATTCAAATTGTGAGCGGCAAGGATTCTGACTTTCATAGAAATAGATTAACACATTCCATAGAGGTCGCATCGATTGCAAAAAGCATTTTTAATAATCTATTATACCGATTAGAACAAGATAAGAAAAAAAATCTGGAAGATAAGCTTATTTTCTTAAAATCTCAAAAAAATGAAGATATAGAAACTTTACTCGATACAATTGGGTTACTTCATGACATTGGACACCCACCATATGGTCATGGTGGAGAGCAAGCATTAAATTATAAAATGAGAAATCATGGAGGATTTGAGGGAAACGCACAAACTTTAAGACTAATTAATAAAGTAGACCCCTTAAATCTTACTTATAGAACTTTATTGGGAATACTAAAGTATCCCGCTTCTTACAGTGCATTGGTTAATGTAAAAACATATCCTAATTTAGATCGAAGAAGCTCCGATCAAAAAGAAATTACAGAATATTTAATAGATAATTCAAGATGGAATCCTCCAAAGTGCTATTATGATAGTGACAACCAAACTGTACTGAATCTATTAAATTATATTACTGATAATGAAAGAATAGAGTTTCAAAGACCTTTTCCAGCCTCAAAACCAGATCATAAAAAAACAAAATATAAAACATTTGACTGCAGCGTTATGAATATTGCTGATGATATTTCTTACAGTATTCATGATTTAGAAGATGCTATTTTCTTTCGACAAATTAGTATGGATGAGTTGGTTAATTTTTTTGAAAATCAGAACTTCATTCAAAATTGGACCAATTATCCAACACTACTTCTTTCAGATGATTTAAAAGCCAGAAAGAAAATTATAGGAACATTAATTCACGAAGCAATAATTCATACCTATATTGAAGAAAATAGTAATTTCAATGAATCTATATTTAGATATTTTGTAAAATTTGAAAATGAGGCTATTGAAGAATTTATAAAAAACCTAAAACTACTTGTAAGCAATAATTTAATTAAAACCCAACACGTAAAATCAATTATTCATGGAGGGAAGGTACTAATTATGCAGCTATTTGATGCAATTGATGTTAATCCTGAAATGTTATTACCGACAGAGGTATTTCAAAAATATAGCAGGCAGACCCAAGAAGCCGACCAAAAAAGGGTTATCGCTGATTATATCAGTGGCATGACAGATAATTATCTCTATAAAATGCATCAAAGAATTTTTGGTGGAAACACTCAAAGTACCTTTGACACAATCTAA